From a region of the Aeoliella mucimassa genome:
- a CDS encoding carbohydrate-binding domain-containing protein, with product MLDIKGIIEQANRLWSTRSRSTRRTNRHQLRRNLRVETLEQRQLLSGTQGDFNNDGVVSLADYTVWRDNLGSLYTSDDYQLWKTNYGKVVSEETSIDLTGTSATVDGSGVTVEGSVITITESGTYNISGTLTDGQLVVDTTDTELVTLVFNGVSITCSDNSPVYVANAEDVLISLAAGTVNTLTDGDAYDLGADTEPDAALFSHDDLEITGSGSLVVNANYSMGIVSKDDFTISGGNISINSVGHGIRGRDSVVIEGGTITITAGGDGIQSNNDEEATEGTITILGGTIDITADGEGIQAETTLTIVDGDITLLTGGGSDVSSDSGKGLKAGVTLEIEGGTIEVDASDDALHSDGDLSISGGTITLATADDGIHAEGLIALSGGMITISTSYEGVEAANITIANTTLDVTATDDGIIASTDAGTTSTIVISSGSLVVEAGGDGISAEASLIVSGGLLIVTTGGGSSQGVSESESAKAIKSDAVLTINGGTFIINSAEDGLHTNTVLTINGGIFTIAAYDDGIHGDEEVTINDGTINITTSYEGIEATDIVLAGGTIHIVSSDDGVNAAGGADSSGGTTGGRPGGGGGPGGGTTGSTGTITITGGYIVVNATGDGIDANGNITMSAGTVIVNGPTSSGNGPLDFDGTFVMTGGFLVAVGSSQMAQAPSSTSTQEYLAFSYGSTQAAGTMVHIEDASGQDILTFVPEKAYQSVVICSPLLVSGSTYDVYSGGSSTGEEEDGLYIGGLYTSGTLLGSLTA from the coding sequence TTGCTAGACATTAAAGGAATCATCGAGCAGGCGAACCGCCTATGGTCGACTCGCAGCCGTTCGACTCGGCGGACGAACCGCCACCAATTGCGACGCAACTTGCGCGTCGAAACGCTGGAGCAGCGCCAGTTGCTATCCGGTACCCAGGGCGACTTCAACAACGACGGAGTCGTGAGCCTGGCCGACTACACCGTGTGGCGCGACAATCTCGGGTCGCTTTACACCTCCGACGACTACCAGCTTTGGAAAACCAACTATGGCAAAGTAGTCTCCGAAGAAACTTCGATCGATCTAACTGGCACGTCGGCCACCGTCGACGGCAGCGGAGTCACGGTGGAAGGCTCGGTGATCACCATTACCGAGTCCGGCACCTACAACATCAGTGGTACCCTGACCGATGGCCAGTTGGTCGTCGATACCACCGATACCGAGCTGGTGACACTCGTGTTCAATGGGGTCAGTATCACCTGCAGCGATAACTCGCCGGTCTACGTCGCCAATGCCGAAGACGTTTTGATCAGCCTGGCCGCTGGCACGGTCAACACCCTTACCGACGGCGACGCCTACGATCTCGGCGCCGATACCGAGCCCGATGCGGCGTTGTTCAGTCACGACGATCTCGAGATCACCGGCAGCGGCTCCTTGGTGGTCAATGCCAATTACAGCATGGGCATCGTCAGCAAGGACGACTTCACCATCTCGGGCGGCAACATCAGCATCAATTCCGTGGGCCATGGGATTCGTGGTCGCGACTCGGTAGTCATCGAAGGTGGTACGATCACCATCACCGCCGGCGGCGACGGCATTCAATCCAATAACGACGAAGAGGCCACCGAGGGAACCATCACCATTCTCGGCGGTACGATCGACATCACTGCCGATGGCGAAGGCATTCAGGCCGAAACTACGCTTACCATTGTCGATGGCGACATCACCCTTCTCACCGGCGGCGGCAGCGATGTGTCGTCCGACAGTGGCAAAGGACTCAAAGCCGGCGTGACCCTCGAAATCGAAGGGGGCACGATCGAAGTCGACGCCTCGGACGACGCGCTGCATAGCGACGGCGACCTCTCTATCTCCGGTGGAACCATCACCCTGGCGACCGCCGACGATGGCATCCATGCCGAAGGGCTTATCGCTCTCAGCGGCGGCATGATCACCATCTCCACCAGCTACGAGGGAGTGGAGGCTGCCAACATCACCATCGCGAACACCACGCTCGATGTCACTGCGACCGACGATGGAATCATTGCGAGTACCGATGCGGGAACCACGTCGACCATCGTGATTTCCAGTGGTTCGCTGGTGGTCGAAGCGGGCGGCGACGGCATCTCGGCCGAAGCGAGCCTGATCGTCTCCGGCGGGTTGCTCATCGTTACTACCGGTGGTGGTAGCTCGCAAGGAGTCAGCGAATCGGAGAGCGCCAAGGCGATCAAGTCCGACGCGGTGCTCACCATCAACGGCGGCACCTTTATCATCAACTCGGCCGAAGATGGCCTGCACACCAATACCGTGCTCACCATCAACGGCGGTATCTTTACTATTGCTGCCTACGACGATGGAATCCACGGCGACGAAGAAGTAACCATCAACGATGGCACCATCAACATCACGACCAGCTACGAAGGGATCGAGGCCACCGACATTGTGCTTGCCGGCGGCACGATTCACATCGTCAGTAGCGACGACGGAGTGAACGCTGCGGGGGGAGCCGATAGCTCAGGCGGCACCACTGGTGGTCGTCCCGGCGGCGGTGGTGGCCCAGGTGGCGGAACCACTGGCAGTACCGGAACCATCACCATCACCGGTGGCTACATTGTCGTGAACGCAACCGGCGATGGTATCGATGCGAATGGCAACATCACCATGTCGGCCGGCACCGTGATCGTCAACGGCCCGACCTCCAGCGGTAACGGTCCCCTCGATTTCGATGGCACGTTTGTCATGACCGGTGGGTTCCTGGTTGCCGTAGGTAGCTCGCAAATGGCCCAAGCACCCAGTTCCACCTCCACGCAAGAGTACTTGGCCTTCAGTTACGGTAGTACCCAGGCGGCGGGAACCATGGTGCATATCGAAGATGCGAGCGGCCAAGACATCCTGACCTTTGTACCCGAGAAAGCGTACCAGTCGGTGGTGATCTGTTCGCCGCTGCTGGTTTCGGGATCCACCTACGATGTCTACTCCGGTGGCAGTTCCACGGGAGAGGAAGAAGATGGCCTATACATCGGCGGCCTTTACACATCCGGCACCCTGTTGGGATCCCTCACTGCGTAA
- a CDS encoding ABC transporter ATP-binding protein gives MIEIRGLTKKYGELFAIKDINLELSQGDVFGFIGPNGAGKTTTMRILATLLNPTWGEAYVAGHSIYTHPKEIRRIIGYMPDFFGVYDDMKVIEYLEFFAAAYRIRGAERRKICEGVLELVDLTYKREALVTSLSRGMTQRLGLARVLLHDPQVLLLDEPASGLDPRARIDIRGLLKELRNMGKTIIVSSHILPELADICNKIGIIEKGELIVNTDVESVMKQVRQQLVLKIRVAENMEQALETIRSHALVESAEIDARDITATLVPEAEDPSDLAATLIAGGYRLTLLKEDEINLETAFMALTKGITS, from the coding sequence ATGATCGAAATCCGCGGACTAACGAAGAAGTACGGAGAGTTGTTTGCCATCAAGGACATCAACCTCGAACTCTCGCAAGGAGATGTATTCGGGTTTATCGGTCCCAATGGTGCCGGCAAGACAACCACCATGCGTATTCTCGCGACGCTGCTGAACCCCACTTGGGGCGAAGCCTACGTTGCAGGGCATTCGATTTACACGCACCCCAAAGAAATCCGCCGCATTATCGGCTACATGCCCGACTTCTTCGGGGTGTACGACGACATGAAGGTGATCGAGTACCTGGAGTTCTTCGCGGCCGCGTATCGCATCCGAGGTGCCGAACGTCGGAAGATCTGCGAAGGAGTGCTGGAGCTAGTCGACCTTACTTACAAGCGCGAAGCGTTGGTCACCAGCTTGTCACGCGGCATGACGCAACGCCTTGGCTTGGCGCGGGTGTTGTTGCACGATCCGCAGGTGCTGCTGCTCGACGAACCGGCCAGTGGTCTCGATCCGCGTGCGCGTATCGATATTCGCGGGCTGCTAAAAGAGCTGCGAAACATGGGCAAGACCATCATCGTTTCGAGTCACATCCTGCCGGAGTTGGCCGACATCTGCAATAAGATCGGCATCATCGAGAAGGGTGAGTTGATTGTGAATACCGACGTCGAATCGGTGATGAAGCAGGTGCGTCAGCAGCTGGTGCTCAAGATTCGTGTAGCCGAGAACATGGAACAGGCGCTCGAGACTATCCGCTCGCACGCGCTGGTAGAGTCGGCTGAGATTGACGCGCGGGATATTACCGCCACGTTGGTGCCTGAAGCCGAAGATCCTAGCGACCTAGCCGCGACGCTAATCGCCGGTGGCTATCGCCTGACATTGCTGAAGGAAGACGAGATCAATCTCGAGACCGCCTTCATGGCTCTCACGAAGGGCATCACCTCGTAA
- a CDS encoding Hint domain-containing protein yields the protein MLPRLASFPWLDDTGGQSSPSPLFGSWECQGEKECVHLDGQYHHELFDLTFTTDAGAAESVRTTGWHKFYRVDDQAWVSAAELNRGDTLEGIDGLLTVESLNRAPGTHRVYNLTVEGEHVYRVASLGALVHNNGCSARKHVAYTAEALDYPGKKYSGRSSGVDMTAEQILAKRKSVHHRNLGPLELDQISDLGSAIRGREQLLKDKFEELGVATEQIQPISPRSKNRNKYIQDAIDEFGDR from the coding sequence ATTCTTCCCCGGCTCGCAAGTTTCCCCTGGTTAGACGACACCGGGGGGCAATCAAGTCCGTCTCCGCTATTCGGTAGCTGGGAGTGCCAAGGCGAAAAGGAATGTGTGCACCTCGACGGACAATACCACCACGAACTGTTCGACCTGACGTTTACTACCGATGCAGGCGCCGCCGAGTCGGTCCGCACCACCGGTTGGCATAAGTTCTACCGCGTCGACGACCAAGCCTGGGTCTCAGCCGCCGAGCTAAACCGGGGCGACACCCTCGAAGGCATCGACGGCCTGCTCACCGTCGAGAGCCTCAACCGAGCCCCCGGCACCCACCGCGTCTACAACCTGACCGTCGAGGGAGAACACGTCTACCGCGTGGCCTCGCTTGGCGCGCTGGTGCATAATAATGGTTGTAGTGCTCGCAAACACGTAGCTTACACAGCTGAGGCCCTCGATTATCCAGGAAAGAAGTATTCAGGGCGTTCTAGTGGAGTGGATATGACAGCCGAGCAGATCCTCGCAAAACGAAAATCTGTTCATCATCGCAATCTAGGCCCCTTGGAATTAGATCAAATATCGGACTTAGGCAGTGCTATCCGGGGACGAGAACAACTATTGAAAGACAAGTTTGAAGAATTGGGAGTGGCAACCGAACAAATACAACCAATCAGCCCTCGCAGCAAGAATCGCAACAAGTACATTCAAGATGCCATAGACGAGTTTGGGGATCGATAA
- a CDS encoding family 43 glycosylhydrolase has protein sequence MKYALLLVTCLVGCVLADVSLADPPVDAPRMYFADNVSGRPYSKDPAVVRFQQKYWLYYSVPPYEGKPTQGWSIGIATSENLVDWTKVTRLANTGPAEATGFTAPGAIVLNGRVHLFYQTYGSGPRDAICHAWSDDGIHFERNPSNPIFRPTGNWNVGRAIDADVVPFGDRLLLYWATRDPEMKIQMQGVAAAPLDSDFGRDAWKQLNLKGPILEPTVPTPLDDPHLDLAWEQQCIEAAAMASRDGKLYMFYAGAYNNAPQQIGVAVSDDGVHFKRLSVEPLLPCGQPGSWNSSESGHPFLFQDDDGQDYLFYQGNNDHGKSWYLSVVPIDWKAGRPVLAPEKLPK, from the coding sequence ATGAAATACGCACTGCTTCTTGTCACTTGTCTTGTTGGGTGTGTGTTGGCCGACGTGAGCCTGGCCGATCCTCCAGTTGATGCCCCGCGGATGTACTTTGCCGATAACGTGAGCGGCCGACCTTACTCCAAGGATCCCGCGGTGGTGCGGTTCCAGCAGAAGTACTGGCTCTACTATTCGGTACCGCCTTACGAGGGCAAGCCGACCCAAGGGTGGTCGATCGGCATCGCCACTAGCGAGAATCTCGTCGACTGGACCAAGGTCACTCGGCTCGCCAACACCGGCCCGGCCGAAGCCACCGGCTTCACTGCCCCGGGAGCCATCGTGCTTAATGGCCGCGTCCATTTGTTCTACCAAACCTATGGCAGTGGCCCGCGCGATGCGATCTGTCACGCCTGGTCGGACGATGGCATCCATTTCGAGCGGAACCCCTCGAACCCCATCTTCCGTCCCACCGGCAATTGGAACGTCGGGCGGGCGATTGATGCCGACGTGGTGCCGTTCGGCGATCGGCTGCTGCTGTACTGGGCCACCCGTGATCCCGAGATGAAGATTCAGATGCAAGGCGTTGCCGCCGCGCCGCTCGATAGCGACTTCGGCCGCGACGCTTGGAAGCAATTGAACCTGAAAGGTCCGATTCTAGAGCCAACCGTGCCGACACCTTTGGACGACCCCCATCTCGATCTGGCGTGGGAGCAACAGTGCATCGAAGCGGCCGCCATGGCCAGTCGCGATGGCAAGCTCTACATGTTCTACGCGGGAGCGTACAACAATGCTCCGCAGCAAATTGGGGTCGCAGTGAGCGACGACGGAGTGCACTTCAAGCGGCTTTCGGTCGAACCTCTCCTGCCCTGCGGCCAGCCCGGTAGTTGGAACTCCAGCGAGTCGGGGCATCCCTTCCTGTTCCAGGACGACGACGGCCAGGACTACCTGTTCTATCAGGGGAACAACGACCACGGCAAATCGTGGTACCTGTCGGTCGTGCCGATCGATTGGAAAGCGGGCCGCCCGGTGCTAGCGCCGGAGAAGTTGCCAAAGTAA
- a CDS encoding AHH domain-containing protein has translation MHNIGCAPVKALNDDAARAALRKALGQEGTGKVAHHLIPLEAEKKFGNLLERGRRGGFDINVANNGRLVDPTDHIGGHPQYNKAVLDELGRIED, from the coding sequence GTGCATAATATTGGTTGTGCCCCAGTAAAGGCACTGAATGACGACGCTGCGAGAGCCGCCCTTCGCAAAGCACTTGGACAAGAAGGAACCGGCAAGGTCGCTCACCACCTGATTCCGCTTGAAGCAGAGAAGAAGTTCGGCAATCTGTTGGAACGGGGCCGTCGAGGTGGGTTTGACATCAATGTCGCCAACAACGGACGGTTGGTTGACCCGACAGACCACATAGGTGGTCACCCTCAGTACAACAAAGCGGTCCTGGACGAACTCGGTCGGATTGAAGACTAA
- a CDS encoding Imm26 family immunity protein, with product MIRTAGKIGDVIEIPLSNGNFAAGRLYRESSIGIFSRKFRSHVRIEELVDLSIAFVVGCFDTAITKGNWPTIGNIPFDDSEDAWAPPRYIQDIINPSKYRIYHHGEMRPADPSEIAGLEKAQVYKPEQLVERIERELPLL from the coding sequence GTGATCAGAACAGCGGGAAAAATAGGCGACGTTATTGAAATACCGCTCAGCAATGGCAATTTTGCAGCCGGACGGCTTTACAGAGAAAGTTCAATCGGAATATTCTCCAGGAAGTTTCGAAGCCATGTCAGGATCGAAGAGTTAGTTGACTTATCAATCGCGTTTGTTGTTGGATGCTTCGATACTGCAATCACCAAGGGCAACTGGCCTACGATTGGGAATATTCCTTTTGACGACTCCGAGGATGCCTGGGCTCCGCCACGGTATATTCAAGACATTATCAATCCTAGCAAGTATCGCATCTATCATCATGGTGAAATGCGACCGGCTGATCCATCAGAAATTGCAGGATTGGAGAAAGCGCAAGTCTACAAGCCGGAGCAGTTAGTGGAGAGAATTGAACGCGAATTACCTCTCTTGTAG
- a CDS encoding outer membrane protein assembly factor BamB family protein gives MLQRFVLTLLILSLPLTSHATDWLRFRGESGAGVSDDSASVPSTWSDSENLKWKCELPGPGLSSPIIVGDKVFVTCWTGFAAGEGSSDDQKDLKRLLVCVDRATGAIAWSKSVDAVLPEDDYRGMFAENGYASHTPVSDGKHVYCFFGKSGVVAFDLNGEQIWQTSVGTELDERHWGSASSPILFEDKVIVTASAESKSIVALDKETGKEVWSKPAPSLAGTWGTPVMVQVDDQRTDIVLAVPNEIWGLNPEDGSQVWHCSLPNSKSNSCTASVVVSDGDEKIAYVLGGRDSGAVAVRVGGEGDITESNSLWTGTEKGRISTPVIYNNRLYWISSGVITVIDATTREPIDKQRLAGGATQGGGRGPRGDYSSPIVADGKLYYFSRSGSGYVFKFTDDGLEQLAVNKFESDTGEISATPAVSDGQLFIRSTSTLYCVE, from the coding sequence ATGTTACAGCGATTTGTTCTCACCCTACTCATTCTCTCGCTTCCTCTCACCTCGCACGCAACGGATTGGCTTCGTTTTCGTGGCGAATCTGGCGCAGGCGTTAGCGACGATTCTGCTTCGGTGCCGAGCACGTGGAGCGACAGCGAGAACTTGAAATGGAAGTGCGAACTCCCCGGACCAGGATTGTCGAGTCCCATCATCGTCGGCGATAAGGTGTTCGTCACTTGCTGGACCGGATTCGCTGCCGGCGAGGGATCGTCGGACGATCAAAAGGACCTGAAGCGACTGCTGGTTTGTGTCGATCGCGCGACCGGCGCGATTGCCTGGAGCAAGTCGGTCGACGCAGTGCTGCCGGAGGACGACTACCGCGGCATGTTTGCCGAGAACGGCTACGCCTCGCACACTCCGGTGAGCGATGGCAAACACGTCTACTGCTTCTTCGGCAAGTCGGGCGTCGTCGCGTTCGACCTCAATGGCGAGCAGATATGGCAAACCAGCGTCGGGACCGAACTCGATGAGCGTCACTGGGGCTCGGCCTCGAGCCCGATTTTGTTCGAGGACAAAGTGATTGTGACCGCTTCGGCCGAAAGCAAGTCGATTGTGGCCTTGGACAAAGAGACCGGCAAAGAAGTCTGGAGCAAACCAGCCCCCAGCCTGGCCGGCACCTGGGGCACGCCGGTGATGGTGCAGGTCGACGACCAGCGGACCGACATCGTGCTCGCTGTTCCGAACGAAATCTGGGGTCTCAATCCCGAAGATGGTAGCCAAGTATGGCACTGCAGCCTGCCCAATAGTAAGTCCAACTCGTGCACCGCCAGTGTGGTGGTGAGCGACGGAGACGAGAAGATCGCTTACGTACTCGGTGGTCGCGACAGCGGTGCAGTGGCCGTGCGGGTGGGGGGCGAAGGAGACATTACCGAATCCAACTCGCTGTGGACTGGCACCGAGAAGGGCCGCATCAGCACGCCGGTGATTTACAACAATCGACTCTACTGGATTTCGAGCGGAGTGATCACTGTCATCGATGCCACCACACGCGAGCCGATCGACAAGCAACGCTTGGCCGGCGGAGCCACCCAGGGGGGCGGTCGTGGGCCGCGCGGCGATTACTCCTCGCCGATCGTCGCCGATGGCAAGCTCTACTACTTTTCACGTAGCGGAAGCGGTTACGTATTCAAGTTCACCGACGATGGCCTCGAGCAACTGGCAGTGAACAAGTTCGAATCCGACACTGGTGAAATCAGCGCTACGCCTGCGGTGAGCGATGGCCAGCTCTTCATTCGCTCGACGTCCACCCTGTACTGCGTCGAGTAG
- the tnpA gene encoding IS200/IS605 family transposase, with protein sequence MDSYRTGAHSRFDLKYHFVWVTKYRKAILRGDVGVRVREIVREVCRTNDIEILQGAVSADHVHVLLSCPPNLSPSKIMQYLKGKSSRKLLMEFQHLQKQYWGRHLWARGYFVASSGSVTEEAITAYIQGQRGTEPSDGEDNFRVTPS encoded by the coding sequence ATGGATAGTTACCGGACTGGAGCACATAGCCGCTTTGATTTGAAATACCATTTCGTGTGGGTCACGAAGTACCGCAAGGCGATCCTGAGAGGTGACGTCGGGGTACGGGTGCGTGAAATCGTGCGCGAGGTGTGTCGGACGAACGATATTGAGATACTGCAGGGGGCGGTTTCGGCCGATCATGTGCATGTTTTGTTGTCATGCCCTCCGAATCTCTCGCCCAGCAAGATCATGCAGTATCTCAAGGGCAAGAGCTCGCGAAAGCTTCTGATGGAGTTCCAGCATCTGCAAAAGCAGTACTGGGGGCGTCATTTGTGGGCCCGCGGGTATTTTGTGGCGTCTAGCGGAAGTGTGACTGAGGAAGCGATCACCGCGTATATCCAGGGTCAGCGGGGAACGGAGCCCAGCGACGGGGAAGATAACTTCCGCGTAACGCCTTCGTGA
- a CDS encoding YMGG-like glycine zipper-containing protein codes for MASFQTKTALVLLGVAVAASSMTSALAQYPNQEYYYQAPNSYYRNDTREGTITGAGIGAIAGALIGGKKNAEGGALIGAGLGALTGHTLGKARDDADMQQVAVGTSMAANANAQVAARAVSNYDLIQMSQAGLSDDLIISTIQTRGGRFDMSPNSLISLKQAGVSDRVVMEAQRAASVTMATPINPAPPTVRVVPAPTVYVRPAPVIRVYHGYHGPVPHHYHGHW; via the coding sequence GTGGCGAGCTTCCAAACCAAGACCGCATTAGTACTTCTGGGGGTGGCCGTAGCGGCGTCGAGCATGACCTCGGCCCTGGCTCAGTACCCGAATCAGGAGTACTACTATCAGGCCCCCAATAGCTACTACCGCAACGACACCCGCGAAGGCACCATCACTGGTGCTGGCATCGGGGCGATCGCCGGTGCTTTGATCGGCGGGAAGAAGAATGCCGAAGGGGGAGCTTTGATTGGTGCCGGACTAGGTGCGCTCACCGGGCACACCCTCGGCAAAGCCCGCGACGACGCCGACATGCAACAAGTGGCCGTCGGCACCTCGATGGCGGCCAACGCCAATGCCCAAGTAGCCGCTCGGGCGGTATCGAATTACGACTTGATTCAGATGTCGCAAGCTGGCTTGAGCGACGACCTGATCATCAGCACCATCCAAACCCGCGGTGGCCGGTTCGACATGAGCCCGAACAGCCTGATCAGCCTCAAGCAGGCCGGCGTGAGCGATCGCGTGGTGATGGAAGCCCAACGGGCCGCCAGCGTGACGATGGCAACGCCGATCAATCCGGCGCCGCCGACCGTGCGAGTGGTACCAGCCCCCACGGTGTATGTCCGCCCCGCTCCCGTGATTCGCGTCTACCATGGTTACCATGGACCGGTTCCGCACCATTACCACGGACACTGGTAA
- a CDS encoding IS5 family transposase produces the protein MATKEKRTYKVTNWKEYNKSLIERGNITIWFSDEALENWEHPNDQTKVGRPFVFSDTAIECLLTIRELLKLPYRQTEGFGRSLVAMLGVEAAIPNYSSLAKRASKLNVSLDIANKRGDIDIVVDSTGMKVFGEGEWKMRTHGKSKRRTWRKLHLSVNPDTREIVAEILTENSCHDADAVPEMLEQVEQPVKKFHGDGSYDKWKVYEGLESEGIEPVIPPQHNAKIKQHGNSAEEPLPRDEAIRQIRRKGRRSWKEEVGYHRRSLAETTMYRVKQSFGSHLKNRVFENQQTEARLRCKIINQFTQLGLPQFEWS, from the coding sequence ATGGCTACGAAAGAAAAACGAACCTACAAAGTCACGAACTGGAAGGAGTATAACAAGTCGCTCATCGAGCGTGGAAACATCACTATTTGGTTTAGCGACGAGGCGTTGGAGAACTGGGAACATCCTAACGACCAGACAAAAGTCGGTCGCCCTTTTGTCTTCAGCGATACGGCGATCGAGTGCTTGCTGACGATTCGCGAACTGCTGAAACTTCCCTATCGGCAGACTGAGGGATTCGGCCGCTCGCTGGTGGCGATGTTGGGCGTCGAGGCAGCGATTCCCAATTATTCTTCGCTCGCCAAGCGAGCCAGCAAGCTGAATGTTTCGCTCGATATCGCTAACAAGAGGGGCGACATCGATATCGTGGTGGATAGCACCGGCATGAAAGTGTTTGGCGAGGGCGAATGGAAGATGCGGACGCATGGCAAGTCGAAGCGGCGGACATGGCGGAAGCTGCATTTGTCGGTGAATCCTGACACCCGCGAGATTGTGGCGGAGATTTTGACCGAGAACAGTTGCCACGATGCCGATGCGGTTCCCGAAATGCTGGAGCAGGTGGAGCAGCCCGTAAAAAAGTTTCACGGCGACGGTAGTTACGACAAGTGGAAGGTTTATGAAGGGCTGGAATCCGAAGGCATTGAGCCGGTGATTCCGCCGCAGCACAACGCCAAGATCAAACAACATGGCAACTCTGCGGAGGAGCCTTTGCCCCGGGACGAGGCAATTCGTCAGATTCGACGCAAGGGGCGTAGGAGTTGGAAAGAGGAAGTGGGCTATCATCGTAGAAGCTTGGCGGAAACGACCATGTACCGAGTGAAACAAAGCTTTGGGAGCCATCTCAAAAACCGAGTATTCGAAAACCAACAAACGGAAGCCCGCTTGCGCTGTAAAATCATCAATCAATTCACCCAACTCGGGCTTCCACAGTTCGAGTGGAGTTAG